The following coding sequences lie in one Kamptonema formosum PCC 6407 genomic window:
- a CDS encoding ABC transporter ATP-binding protein: MANLRLENITRRFNNVTAIEDITFKVPDGEFWVLVGPSGCGKSTIMRTIAGLETATSGNLYIQDTLVNNVPARQRDVAMVFQNYALYPHMTVAENLAFGLKMRNFEATKIRERVENVARSLSIDHLLNRKPKQLSGGQQQRVALGRAIAREPKIFLLDEPLSNLDAQLRDDTRAELKQLHQRLGITTVYVTHDQVEAMTLADKIVVLNQGKIQQIGEPQNIYAKPANRMVATFLGNPSMNILPATYTNSTFQIGSQSLACPPSIRERLQPRDGQGFDLGIRPEYIEIFSNRSKQEDDLNSDLWALEKLPLEVEVKVVEPLGRETLIRAGLPMLEGENFPTSIQIQVPANVRLHPGDRISVQLDFNYLFVFDPTTGNALYP; encoded by the coding sequence ATGGCAAATCTGCGATTAGAAAATATTACTAGACGATTTAATAATGTCACCGCTATTGAAGACATTACCTTTAAAGTCCCCGATGGCGAATTTTGGGTTTTAGTCGGGCCTTCCGGTTGCGGCAAATCTACAATTATGCGGACAATTGCAGGTTTAGAAACCGCTACCTCTGGCAATCTCTACATTCAAGATACTTTAGTTAACAATGTCCCCGCCCGACAAAGAGATGTCGCAATGGTGTTTCAAAATTACGCCCTTTACCCGCACATGACAGTAGCAGAAAATCTGGCATTTGGGTTAAAAATGCGTAATTTTGAAGCCACAAAAATTAGAGAGAGAGTTGAAAATGTAGCCCGTTCTCTTTCTATCGATCACCTCCTTAATCGCAAACCCAAACAGTTATCAGGAGGACAACAACAGCGGGTAGCATTAGGAAGAGCGATCGCACGAGAACCGAAAATATTTCTATTAGATGAACCTTTATCTAACCTCGATGCCCAGTTGCGAGACGATACCAGGGCAGAACTAAAACAATTACATCAACGACTAGGAATTACTACAGTTTACGTTACTCACGATCAAGTAGAAGCGATGACATTAGCTGATAAAATTGTAGTATTAAATCAGGGTAAGATCCAACAAATTGGCGAACCTCAAAATATTTATGCTAAACCTGCTAACCGGATGGTTGCTACATTTTTAGGCAATCCTTCAATGAATATTTTACCAGCAACTTATACTAATAGCACTTTTCAAATAGGAAGTCAATCTTTAGCCTGCCCGCCATCAATTCGAGAGAGATTGCAACCCCGTGATGGGCAAGGTTTTGATTTAGGGATTCGCCCCGAATACATAGAAATATTTAGCAATCGCAGTAAACAGGAAGACGACTTAAATAGCGATCTTTGGGCATTAGAGAAATTGCCGTTAGAAGTTGAAGTCAAAGTAGTTGAACCTCTGGGGCGAGAAACGTTAATTCGCGCTGGTTTGCCAATGTTAGAGGGAGAAAATTTTCCCACTTCTATACAGATACAAGTACCTGCAAATGTGCGTTTGCATCCAGGCGATCGCATTTCTGTGCAACTAGATTTTAATTATCTCTTTGTCTTCGATCCTACCACTGGTAATGCGTTATATCCATAG
- a CDS encoding Uma2 family endonuclease — translation MVIAINPILADKSEELQVEEPQKVLSLEEFIAHPPDRMEWVDGQLVEKTGMTFKHGLAQSQLDYWWRSYKLSSGQGGEVITETLCRTQKQSRRPDVAYITPELLPTGNFTVFPQSFPLIAEVASPEDSGEELFAKAQEYLESGCQEVWLLFPEAKLILVNDRQRWILFNSGEIVSTQNVLLGFSVAVNELLA, via the coding sequence ATGGTAATTGCCATTAATCCAATTTTAGCAGATAAATCGGAAGAATTGCAAGTAGAAGAGCCGCAAAAAGTTTTATCCTTAGAAGAGTTTATCGCACACCCTCCCGACAGGATGGAATGGGTTGACGGTCAATTAGTGGAGAAAACAGGAATGACATTCAAGCACGGTCTAGCTCAATCTCAACTTGACTATTGGTGGAGAAGTTACAAGCTTTCCAGCGGACAAGGGGGAGAAGTTATCACAGAAACACTTTGTCGCACTCAAAAACAAAGTCGCCGGCCTGACGTTGCTTATATCACTCCTGAACTTCTACCAACAGGTAATTTTACAGTATTCCCTCAAAGTTTCCCCCTAATTGCTGAAGTAGCTTCTCCTGAAGATAGCGGTGAAGAATTATTTGCCAAAGCTCAGGAATATTTAGAATCAGGTTGTCAGGAAGTGTGGCTATTATTTCCTGAAGCGAAGTTAATTTTAGTTAACGATCGGCAGCGGTGGATATTATTTAATTCGGGGGAAATTGTCAGCACTCAAAATGTGCTTTTAGGATTTAGCGTGGCAGTCAATGAATTATTAGCATAA
- the mtnA gene encoding S-methyl-5-thioribose-1-phosphate isomerase: MTSQSTQVSPVIWKEDRVYLIDQNRLPSEYTVVEISCCEDMAEAIKTMIVRGAPAIGIAAAYGIYLGAREIETTDRDQFLTKLEAIGELLAATRPTAVNLFWAISRMLKTARQTSGSVEQVQQALLEMAKTIHAEDLQTCKDIGDKGLEVLPKTPEKLTLLTHCNAGGLATAGYGTALGVVRSAWRDGRLARVFADETRPRLQGAKLTTWECVQEGIPVTLISDNMAAHCMKQGLIHAVVVGADRITANGDAANKIGTYSLAIVAKAHNIPFFVAAPLSTIDFALSNGDLIPIEERDPVELYQVGNTRICPVGVEFYNPAFDVTPAELITAIITEYGAVPPGELKQFQAKQLV; encoded by the coding sequence ATGACCTCCCAAAGCACTCAAGTTTCACCTGTCATCTGGAAAGAAGACCGCGTATATCTCATTGACCAAAACCGACTTCCCAGCGAGTATACAGTTGTCGAAATTAGCTGCTGTGAAGATATGGCCGAGGCGATTAAGACCATGATTGTCCGAGGTGCTCCGGCAATTGGTATTGCGGCGGCCTACGGCATTTATTTAGGCGCAAGAGAAATTGAAACTACTGACCGCGATCAATTTTTAACTAAACTCGAAGCAATCGGTGAGTTATTAGCTGCAACTCGTCCTACTGCTGTTAATTTGTTTTGGGCAATATCGCGAATGCTAAAAACTGCCCGTCAAACTAGCGGTTCTGTGGAACAAGTGCAACAAGCATTGTTAGAAATGGCGAAAACCATTCATGCAGAAGATTTGCAAACTTGCAAAGATATCGGCGATAAAGGTTTAGAAGTATTGCCAAAAACACCGGAAAAACTAACTCTTTTGACTCACTGCAATGCTGGTGGTTTAGCAACTGCTGGTTATGGTACAGCTTTGGGTGTAGTGCGTTCCGCATGGCGAGATGGAAGATTAGCAAGAGTTTTTGCTGATGAAACTCGCCCCCGCCTTCAAGGTGCAAAATTAACAACTTGGGAATGCGTGCAAGAAGGGATTCCGGTCACTTTAATTAGTGATAATATGGCCGCTCATTGCATGAAACAAGGTTTAATTCATGCTGTAGTTGTCGGTGCTGACAGAATTACAGCTAATGGCGATGCTGCTAATAAGATTGGCACTTATAGTTTAGCAATTGTTGCCAAGGCTCATAACATCCCATTTTTTGTAGCTGCGCCGCTATCTACAATTGATTTCGCATTATCAAATGGCGATCTGATTCCGATTGAGGAACGCGATCCTGTTGAGCTTTATCAAGTGGGTAATACGCGGATTTGTCCGGTAGGAGTAGAGTTTTATAATCCGGCTTTTGATGTTACGCCTGCTGAATTAATTACAGCAATTATTACAGAGTATGGCGCAGTTCCTCCTGGGGAGTTAAAACAGTTTCAGGCTAAGCAATTAGTTTAA
- a CDS encoding HD domain-containing protein encodes MLSSRFTEALIYATELHANQIRKGSGVPYIAHLLGVASIALEYGANEDEAIAALLHDAIEDQGGDATRQEIRRRFGDAVTAIVDGCTDSDATPKPPWRSRKEAYIAHIPTATRSVRLVSAADKLYNARSIVNDYRQIGDLIWERFKGGKEGSLWYYRSLVEAFRKPESTPLVEELDRVVLELEELTNN; translated from the coding sequence ATGCTATCAAGTAGATTTACAGAAGCTCTCATTTATGCTACCGAACTCCATGCTAATCAAATCCGCAAAGGCTCTGGAGTTCCTTACATTGCTCATTTGTTAGGTGTTGCTAGTATTGCCTTAGAATATGGTGCGAATGAGGATGAAGCGATCGCGGCCCTCCTCCACGATGCGATCGAAGACCAAGGCGGCGACGCTACCCGCCAAGAGATTCGCCGCCGCTTTGGGGACGCTGTAACGGCGATTGTAGATGGGTGTACCGACTCAGACGCGACCCCGAAACCCCCTTGGCGATCGCGCAAGGAAGCCTACATCGCCCACATCCCCACAGCAACGCGATCGGTAAGATTAGTTTCAGCCGCAGATAAGCTGTACAATGCTAGGTCAATTGTCAATGATTACCGCCAAATTGGAGATTTAATTTGGGAACGCTTTAAAGGTGGAAAAGAGGGAAGTCTCTGGTATTATCGCTCTTTAGTAGAAGCATTTCGCAAACCTGAATCAACACCCCTAGTTGAAGAATTAGACCGCGTAGTTTTAGAGTTAGAAGAATTGACTAACAACTAA
- a CDS encoding type IV pilin-like G/H family protein, translating into MALNHLFNRISIRLRNAYSYCNRQIKAILMALMTVFFTTTSHSQLEKEAINAKESQGIQYIWAMNIAQQGYYAENGDFTDTIPNLGSSIPTQTANYNYSISKGNQAVFNYATAREPNLKSFVGGVFLVGDEIQTILCQANVADTTKPANPINDNGVLLCGVNTTEVSNSPLRSNARQSVSSMNRAQQAYYAENGIFTASLAKLGIGIRAQNPNYNYSISLSNEAVFSYGISRESDLYSYVGGVFLVRDVNTDISTKTIVCVANLPGTVQPANPTNNNGVLACGANTTEVNNNLPSAQKFVSSMNLAQQAYYAENESFTDTVEKLGLGISPENPQYNYSIQLSNNTVFHYGISRQSDLKSYVGGLFLLPNIEHEIFFKRILCVANLPGMTQPANPINNNGVLACGADTMEVSNPPLALNTDAKQYIFSMNIAQQLYYVRHDSFTDSLEKLGVGIKAETPNYNYSIHLTNNAVFHYGISRESGFKSYVGGVFLLGTGDKEMSATHRILCVANLPGTIQPANPINNNGVLACGADTTKVSI; encoded by the coding sequence ATGGCACTCAACCACTTGTTCAATCGGATTTCTATAAGACTCAGAAATGCTTATAGCTACTGCAATCGGCAAATCAAAGCTATTTTAATGGCTCTGATGACAGTTTTTTTCACTACAACCAGTCATTCCCAATTAGAAAAAGAAGCGATTAACGCCAAGGAATCACAAGGAATACAATATATTTGGGCTATGAATATAGCTCAGCAAGGTTATTATGCAGAGAATGGTGATTTTACGGATACTATTCCCAACTTGGGGAGTAGCATCCCAACTCAAACTGCCAATTATAACTACTCAATAAGCAAGGGGAACCAAGCCGTATTTAATTATGCCACAGCGCGAGAACCAAACCTAAAAAGTTTTGTAGGCGGAGTCTTTTTGGTAGGTGATGAAATCCAAACAATTTTATGCCAAGCTAATGTTGCAGATACGACTAAACCTGCTAATCCAATTAATGACAATGGCGTTTTACTCTGCGGTGTTAATACTACAGAAGTAAGCAATTCACCGCTGCGCTCAAACGCTAGACAGTCTGTTTCATCAATGAACCGCGCTCAGCAAGCTTACTATGCAGAAAATGGTATTTTTACAGCTTCCCTTGCAAAACTAGGAATTGGTATTAGGGCTCAAAATCCTAATTACAACTACTCAATTAGCCTCAGCAACGAAGCTGTATTTAGTTATGGAATTTCACGGGAATCAGACCTATATAGTTATGTAGGGGGTGTATTTTTAGTAAGAGATGTTAACACCGATATTTCTACTAAGACAATTGTATGTGTAGCTAATCTTCCAGGCACGGTTCAACCCGCCAATCCTACTAATAATAATGGCGTTTTAGCCTGTGGTGCTAATACGACAGAAGTAAACAATAATTTACCTAGTGCTCAAAAGTTTGTTTCGTCAATGAACCTTGCTCAGCAAGCTTACTATGCAGAAAACGAGAGTTTTACGGATACAGTGGAAAAACTAGGACTTGGTATTAGTCCTGAAAATCCTCAATACAACTACTCAATTCAGCTAAGTAACAACACGGTATTTCATTATGGAATTTCCCGGCAATCTGACCTTAAAAGTTATGTAGGAGGTTTATTTTTACTACCAAATATTGAGCATGAGATTTTTTTTAAGAGAATTTTATGTGTAGCTAATCTTCCAGGTATGACTCAACCCGCCAATCCAATTAACAATAATGGTGTTTTAGCCTGCGGTGCTGATACTATGGAAGTAAGCAATCCACCGCTAGCATTAAATACTGATGCTAAGCAGTATATTTTTTCAATGAACATCGCTCAGCAATTATACTATGTAAGGCACGATAGTTTTACAGATTCTCTTGAAAAACTAGGGGTTGGCATTAAGGCTGAAACTCCCAATTATAACTACTCAATTCACCTCACTAACAATGCTGTATTTCATTATGGAATTTCACGGGAATCGGGATTTAAAAGTTACGTGGGAGGTGTATTTTTACTAGGAACTGGTGACAAAGAAATGTCTGCTACTCATAGAATTTTATGTGTTGCTAATCTTCCGGGTACGATTCAACCTGCTAATCCAATTAATAATAATGGCGTTTTAGCCTGTGGTGCTGATACGACAAAGGTCAGCATATAA
- the dut gene encoding dUTP diphosphatase, whose product MKLKILKLNELAIIPKYAHEYDAGLDLFSIDELEIAPGESKLIPTGISIELPHKTEAQIRPRSGLALKHQITVLNTPGTIDEGYRGEIGVILINHGQTNFKVTRGMKIAQMVIAPVIHVEIEEVEMLSSSSRGDNGFGSTGILQ is encoded by the coding sequence ATGAAGTTAAAAATCCTGAAACTGAATGAATTAGCCATAATTCCTAAATATGCCCATGAGTATGATGCGGGACTGGATTTATTCTCTATAGATGAATTAGAAATTGCTCCCGGAGAAAGCAAATTAATCCCTACAGGAATATCCATAGAATTACCTCACAAAACAGAGGCTCAAATTCGTCCTAGAAGTGGTTTGGCTCTGAAACATCAAATTACCGTACTCAACACTCCTGGGACGATAGATGAAGGCTATAGAGGTGAAATTGGAGTGATTTTAATCAATCACGGTCAAACTAATTTTAAGGTAACAAGAGGGATGAAAATTGCTCAAATGGTAATAGCGCCAGTAATTCATGTTGAAATTGAAGAAGTTGAGATGTTAAGTTCCAGCTCTAGGGGGGATAATGGATTTGGATCGACAGGAATCTTGCAATAA
- a CDS encoding DUF4347 domain-containing protein: MNNTQIVFIDSTVEDYQSLAQSAEPGKEVFILDATEDGVEQITQLLASCTNISAIHIVSHGGPGSLQLGAIQLNSHNLDVYASQFQQWKNALTTNADILLYGCNVAAQIEGKNFISRLNQLTGADIAASKSLTGSAALGGDWDLEVTIGSIETPLAFSQDAIAAYTSVLTTINVNSTADTIAVDGTITLREAITSLNTNTPVNADLAAIVFNNTNDTIDLTGITGIITLAATLPTINESVTLNGPGVGNLTVGNSAVQILSTANGPVSISNLTFANGTGGINNGFGVTLNLTNVNFSSNTAGTGGALFNNGGTVTITSSTFEANTANGSGGGAIRNGGGILTIVNSSFIENTATAASQGGGAILIDSGAVNITGSTFRGNASQNTDGGGAIFHRGGGELLSITDSTFTNNISAADGGAIRNDATQPLSVTNSTFNGNQAAQNGGGIVNSGPATITNSTFSANTAAQFGAIRNGGTLDLRSSTLTLNSATNQGGGIFNTATANVRNTIIAGNTAPLNPDVDGTFFTSEGNNLIGDGTGSNFTNGTNNDQVGTAGTPINPNLAALASNGGLTQTHALNAGSPAIDAGNAIAPTTDQRNLTRPSGSAADIGAFELQQTVSITAPTSTAIEGGSTGTFRISRTGSTLGNLTVNLAIDGSSTAVAADYNLSSTFPVTIPNGQAFVDVTLTPVDDTIPEIGETLRLNLGTGNYTIDTTNSNATVTITDNDAISYAIALTNPATGVLTEGNSGSQTVTYTVTRSGGVGVASTVDYAIAGTATNGADYNNININGNGANTATGTIAFAAGETSKTITVDVLGETLGEADETIIATLSNPNLTAAPESSTVTTSTATATITNDDSPSISINDVVVTEGNSGTVNAAFTATLSAVSNLPVTVNYATSDATATTTDSDYTAATGSVTFAAGETTKTINIAVNGDTKFEPDETFNVNLSTPTNATISKAIGIGTITNDDTQSTEPSISINDITVTEGNSGATNAVFTVSLNNASSQAVSVNYATSDGTATIGDSDYTAATGSVTFAAGETTKTITIAVNGDTNFEADETFNVNLSTPTNATIAKATGIGAIANDDLQTPTPTPTPTPTGTPTPTPTPTPTPTPTGTPTPTGTPTPTGTPTPTPTGTPTPTPTGTPTPTPTGTPTPTPTGTPTPTPTGTPTPTPTNTPTPTPTNTPTPTPTNTPTPTPEPQDPDCICKQITFPSLSDIPGPNAVENILNGSDRNDDIIGDNANNSINGLDGSDRLLGQAGNDNIYGGFPNIIPIGPDVDPDLLLGNEGNDYLNGNAGNDAIFAGKDNDIAIGGKDDDLIFGDKGNDTLLGNEGNDTLYGGTLDPSNLDSTGQDLLFGGTGNDYLNGEEGEDTLSGGDGNDTVQSGKGNDIAVGDLGDDLLFGDEGNDTLCGGDGNDTIYGDTGSPLAVGTAGGQDQMCGGLGDDFLYGNEGQDTLNGYVGNDTLYGGKDDDYLIGGANNDLLKGDEGNDSLLGGSGNDIFALVIGEGSDTILDFQTGQDLIGLSNGLSFFDLSITQGNNAALIRLASTNELLASVNGISASLINATNFAII; the protein is encoded by the coding sequence ATGAACAATACACAAATAGTTTTTATTGACTCTACCGTTGAAGATTACCAAAGTCTTGCACAGAGTGCGGAACCAGGAAAAGAAGTATTTATACTGGACGCGACGGAAGATGGAGTCGAGCAAATTACACAGTTACTTGCTAGCTGCACTAATATTTCTGCCATTCACATCGTTTCTCACGGCGGCCCTGGAAGTTTGCAACTGGGGGCAATTCAGCTAAATTCTCACAATTTAGACGTATACGCTAGTCAGTTTCAACAGTGGAAAAATGCTTTAACTACCAACGCTGACATCCTTCTTTATGGTTGCAACGTAGCGGCCCAAATAGAAGGGAAAAATTTTATCTCTCGCCTCAATCAACTTACGGGTGCAGATATCGCCGCCTCCAAAAGTCTTACAGGGAGTGCTGCATTAGGTGGTGATTGGGATTTAGAAGTAACAATTGGTTCGATTGAGACACCTTTGGCATTCAGCCAAGATGCGATCGCAGCTTACACCTCTGTACTGACAACTATTAATGTAAATAGCACAGCAGATACTATTGCTGTTGACGGTACGATCACTCTGCGCGAAGCAATTACTTCTCTCAATACCAATACACCCGTAAATGCCGATCTGGCCGCTATTGTTTTTAACAATACTAACGACACTATTGACCTGACTGGCATTACTGGCATAATTACCCTCGCTGCAACGCTACCAACCATTAATGAAAGCGTTACTCTGAACGGCCCTGGGGTAGGTAACTTGACAGTTGGTAATAGCGCAGTACAGATACTTAGCACTGCTAACGGCCCTGTTAGTATTTCTAACCTCACGTTTGCTAATGGAACTGGCGGCATTAATAACGGCTTCGGTGTCACCCTGAACCTCACCAACGTTAACTTCTCCAGTAATACCGCTGGGACAGGAGGTGCTCTCTTCAACAATGGCGGCACGGTGACAATAACGAGTTCCACCTTTGAGGCCAATACCGCTAATGGTTCGGGCGGCGGCGCGATCAGAAACGGTGGCGGTATTTTAACCATTGTTAACAGCAGTTTCATCGAAAATACAGCTACGGCAGCTAGCCAAGGCGGTGGTGCTATCTTGATCGATAGCGGTGCAGTAAACATTACTGGCAGCACGTTTAGGGGCAACGCTTCCCAAAACACCGACGGTGGTGGCGCGATTTTCCACAGAGGCGGCGGCGAACTATTAAGCATTACCGACAGCACTTTTACTAACAACATTTCGGCGGCTGATGGCGGTGCGATCAGAAACGATGCCACTCAGCCATTGAGTGTCACTAACAGCACGTTCAATGGCAATCAAGCCGCACAAAACGGCGGCGGTATTGTCAACAGCGGCCCGGCAACCATTACCAACAGCACGTTTTCTGCGAACACGGCAGCCCAGTTCGGTGCGATCAGAAATGGTGGCACGCTGGATCTAAGAAGCAGCACTCTTACTCTCAATAGTGCAACTAACCAAGGCGGGGGAATCTTCAACACTGCTACGGCAAATGTCCGTAACACGATTATTGCTGGGAATACGGCTCCGTTAAACCCCGATGTAGACGGCACATTTTTTACCAGTGAGGGCAATAATTTAATTGGAGACGGTACTGGTAGTAACTTCACGAATGGCACGAATAACGACCAAGTAGGTACTGCTGGCACTCCCATCAATCCAAATCTGGCAGCGCTGGCAAGTAACGGCGGCCTTACACAAACGCACGCACTGAATGCAGGCAGTCCCGCGATCGATGCGGGTAACGCGATCGCACCTACTACCGATCAGCGTAACTTAACAAGACCTTCTGGCAGCGCTGCTGACATTGGTGCTTTTGAACTACAGCAAACCGTCAGCATTACGGCCCCAACGAGTACAGCTATTGAAGGTGGAAGTACAGGTACTTTTCGCATTAGTCGCACTGGTAGCACGTTAGGTAATTTAACAGTTAATCTCGCCATTGATGGCAGTAGCACCGCTGTTGCTGCTGACTACAATCTTAGCAGTACCTTTCCTGTCACTATTCCCAACGGACAAGCTTTTGTTGATGTTACTCTCACCCCGGTTGATGATACTATTCCTGAGATTGGAGAGACGCTGCGACTGAATTTAGGTACTGGCAATTACACCATAGATACTACTAATAGTAATGCTACGGTGACAATTACAGACAACGATGCAATTTCCTATGCGATCGCGCTGACAAATCCCGCTACAGGTGTTCTAACTGAAGGCAACTCTGGCAGTCAAACTGTGACCTACACTGTCACCCGCAGCGGCGGTGTTGGGGTAGCGAGTACAGTAGATTATGCGATCGCAGGCACGGCTACTAACGGCGCAGACTACAACAATATCAATATCAATGGAAATGGCGCTAATACGGCAACAGGAACGATCGCCTTTGCCGCTGGCGAGACAAGCAAAACCATTACTGTTGATGTTTTGGGAGAAACATTAGGTGAAGCTGATGAGACAATTATTGCCACTTTGTCTAATCCGAATTTGACAGCAGCGCCGGAAAGTTCTACAGTCACCACAAGCACTGCCACCGCGACTATTACCAATGATGATAGTCCTAGCATTTCTATCAATGATGTAGTTGTCACTGAGGGAAATTCTGGTACTGTTAATGCTGCTTTTACTGCTACTCTTTCAGCCGTTTCTAATTTACCTGTTACTGTTAATTACGCCACATCAGACGCTACTGCTACCACTACTGACAGCGATTATACAGCAGCCACAGGAAGCGTAACTTTTGCCGCAGGAGAAACCACAAAAACCATTAATATTGCTGTCAACGGCGATACTAAGTTTGAACCTGACGAAACATTTAATGTCAATCTCAGCACTCCTACCAATGCGACTATTAGCAAAGCGATTGGCATTGGCACTATTACTAATGATGATACTCAATCTACCGAACCTAGTATCAGCATTAACGATATCACGGTTACAGAAGGCAACAGCGGCGCTACGAATGCTGTATTTACTGTTAGCTTAAATAATGCTAGTTCCCAAGCAGTCAGCGTTAATTACGCTACGTCTGACGGCACTGCTACTATTGGTGACAGCGATTATACAGCGGCCACAGGAAGCGTCACTTTTGCCGCAGGAGAAACCACAAAAACCATTACTATTGCTGTCAATGGCGATACTAATTTTGAAGCTGACGAAACATTTAATGTTAATCTCAGCACTCCTACTAATGCGACTATAGCAAAAGCGACTGGCATTGGCGCGATCGCAAATGACGACTTGCAGACACCAACGCCAACTCCAACCCCGACTCCAACAGGAACTCCCACACCAACTCCAACACCAACGCCAACTCCAACCCCAACAGGAACTCCAACCCCAACAGGAACTCCAACTCCAACAGGAACTCCAACCCCAACTCCAACAGGAACTCCCACACCAACTCCAACAGGAACTCCCACACCAACTCCAACAGGAACTCCCACACCAACTCCAACAGGAACTCCTACACCAACTCCGACAGGAACTCCTACACCAACTCCGACAAATACTCCAACCCCAACTCCGACAAATACTCCAACCCCAACTCCGACAAATACTCCAACTCCAACTCCAGAACCTCAAGACCCTGATTGCATTTGCAAACAGATAACCTTCCCTAGCTTAAGTGATATTCCCGGCCCAAATGCAGTCGAGAATATACTCAATGGCAGCGATCGCAACGACGACATCATCGGCGATAATGCCAATAACAGCATTAATGGATTAGATGGTAGCGATCGCCTCCTTGGTCAAGCAGGAAACGACAATATTTATGGCGGATTTCCTAACATTATCCCCATTGGCCCCGACGTAGACCCCGATTTATTGCTGGGAAATGAAGGCAATGACTACCTCAACGGTAATGCAGGCAACGATGCCATCTTCGCAGGTAAAGATAACGATATCGCGATCGGTGGCAAAGATGACGACCTGATTTTTGGCGACAAAGGTAACGATACCTTACTTGGCAATGAAGGTAATGACACCCTTTATGGCGGCACTCTTGACCCCTCTAACCTCGATTCAACAGGACAAGATTTACTTTTTGGCGGTACTGGCAATGACTACCTCAACGGGGAAGAAGGTGAAGATACTCTTTCAGGCGGTGATGGAAATGATACAGTACAGAGCGGCAAAGGCAATGACATCGCCGTAGGGGATTTAGGAGACGATTTACTTTTCGGCGATGAAGGAAATGACACTCTTTGCGGTGGTGATGGCAATGATACCATCTACGGGGATACAGGCAGTCCCCTTGCCGTCGGTACTGCGGGCGGGCAAGACCAAATGTGCGGCGGTTTGGGCGATGACTTCCTTTATGGCAATGAAGGCCAAGATACACTCAACGGCTATGTTGGTAATGATACTCTTTACGGCGGTAAAGATGATGATTATCTGATTGGTGGTGCTAATAATGACTTGTTGAAAGGCGATGAGGGCAATGATTCTCTGTTGGGAGGTAGCGGAAATGATATTTTCGCTTTAGTGATTGGAGAAGGAAGCGATACTATTTTGGACTTTCAAACAGGTCAAGATTTGATCGGATTAAGTAATGGTTTAAGTTTCTTCGATCTGAGTATTACTCAGGGCAATAATGCTGCCTTAATTCGGTTGGCGAGTACCAATGAACTGCTTGCCTCTGTGAACGGAATTTCGGCAAGTTTAATTAATGCCACAAATTTTGCCATTATCTAG
- the thyX gene encoding FAD-dependent thymidylate synthase, with the protein MDRFRVEVISQTPNPQQVIYAALHQDYTENFVFDERDSWPSEAQCGEIIVKRLLAGERGHYGPLEHPQIVFNCGYFPHSVMQQARTHRVGVSFDVQSLRYTGNQFLDVAIGKKDIEDVFYLRPVDYYTDREGKKYYYSPEQREQDLQWCLEAVKRYKIDFDGGMSEEHARGKLPFDYRQHFIVSFNLRSFLHFCDLRNKKNAQLEIQKLCEMMWPHFENWAPAIAEWYTATRLGKARLAP; encoded by the coding sequence ATGGATAGATTCAGAGTAGAAGTTATTTCTCAAACGCCCAATCCTCAGCAAGTAATTTATGCTGCACTCCATCAAGACTATACTGAGAATTTTGTATTTGATGAGCGCGATTCCTGGCCATCAGAGGCACAATGTGGCGAAATTATTGTCAAGCGACTCTTAGCAGGAGAAAGGGGGCATTATGGCCCATTAGAACATCCACAAATTGTGTTTAATTGTGGTTACTTTCCTCATAGTGTAATGCAGCAAGCTAGGACTCATCGTGTTGGAGTATCCTTTGATGTACAATCCCTACGATATACGGGCAATCAATTTCTGGATGTAGCCATCGGCAAAAAAGACATAGAAGACGTTTTCTACCTACGTCCCGTAGATTATTATACTGACCGCGAAGGAAAAAAATACTACTACTCTCCCGAACAAAGAGAACAAGATTTACAGTGGTGTTTAGAAGCAGTTAAACGCTACAAAATTGACTTTGACGGAGGGATGTCGGAGGAACACGCCAGAGGGAAATTACCCTTTGATTATCGCCAGCATTTTATAGTTAGCTTCAACTTAAGGTCTTTCCTGCATTTTTGTGACCTCAGAAACAAGAAAAATGCTCAACTTGAAATCCAAAAACTCTGCGAAATGATGTGGCCTCATTTCGAGAATTGGGCTCCTGCTATCGCTGAGTGGTATACAGCTACTCGTTTAGGAAAAGCAAGGCTAGCACCGTGA